The DNA segment CACTCCATGACTTAAAGTGAAGAAACTCCTGTAGATATATAACCATAAAACTACAGTACTTAACTCAAAAAATTCAGTTAATGTTATTTATTGCTTCCcagtaaaataaaatctaaattgTCAATGTGTTGCATCTATTATACAATGAAAACATACTGCAGTGTCAGTCATTCATCAATCGGAAATGTAACTCCACCAGTTCTTGGAAGTTGGATCCAGTAAGGAGCTTCAGAAGACAATACCTTGGACTTGCAGCATATAAGAAGACCCATTTGATCCTCCATCAACTTTGAACTGTGGATGTTCAACTTTAGGCAATACTAAGGAAGATGAATTTCTCCCCAAGTGACCACTAGGCATCACACCAGAAACCACAGGTGGTCTTATTTCGTTGCCAGTTGACTGGTATTGCAATACTGCAGAAGATCCTGCAGAAACATGGGGAGGAATAGACACCACGGGACCCATAGAAGGGATTGCTTGTTGGCTTGATTTATCAGAAGGAAAAATTCGAACAACATGTGACGGCACACGATTGTCAACAGGTTCACTAATGTTTGGTTGTAAGGGTTGAGATGTATGTGTTGTCGACGGTGCAGAAAACTTCTTTGCTTCCTCCATCTAGGAACCAAAATGGCAACAaagaaagacaaaataaagggaAAAAACTAATCAAAAAGAAATGCAGATTGTCATTCTTAGCATTACATGCACACTATAACTAAAGAAATCTCTCGGGAGAgcacatgaaaaataaaatacttgtTCGTAAACAGTGTTTAACATTCCAACAAACTCAATGAAAAGCCCACTAAAAGAGGTAGTTTAAGATTAAAAGGCAGAAAATTAACCCAGTACTAGCCAAGCCTAAGCGCTTTAGTACACAATAATCTGGCCAAAGATCCCTCCACTAAGAAATACAAAATTTGCAAAAGTATCAGGTGAATTTCACAGGACTAGGAACACGAAATTCTTAGTGTGTCTGTTTGGTTATGCGTTCGTTAAGCTCATTTTTCACATCAATATTGAGACATGACCATGTTTAGTCTCCATATCTTGAATGTGATTTCAAAAAAGCTAATAATTATAGCTATCACATCCCACGCATGTTTTCTTCCTTTCCAACAAGCTTCCAAACACGCTTCTAAACTCCACGAACAGAATGCATATCCAGAACACACAGTTATCCTCATTTTCCTAGCTAAGCCACAATTCACAACAACACGTTACTTATGCACCATTTATAACAAGGTTTCACACGAACAATCATTCAAAACAACCAAGACACACACACGTGACTCTTAAACTCCACTCGGCTGTCCACCGATACAACGTTTCCACACGCAATTCCGCTAAATAACAAACAAGTCGAAACGACGGAAGCAAATTGAGCAGAGAGAGAGAGCGTTGGCAGTTACCTTCCACTTAGCATGGGAATACCTCTCGGCAATAGACATCTTGGGAGTTCGAAACCCTAGCCTCTGGTCCTTAAGCTTGGAGTGCAATCCGAGATCCTCGATGACGGTGCCAATTGCTTCCCTGGCGACGATATCCTTGGGAGCCAAACCCTGGCAGAGGCCGGCGAGCCTGGCGCGCGCCTCTCTCATGAGCTCGACCTCAGCGTCGGAAGGCTTCCTCCCCGCGCGCACCGTGGCCATGGTGGAGAGAACGAGCACAATCTCCGCCACTCTCTTCAATTCGTCGTCGGCATCAACCTTGGGCTTCTTGGCAGAGCGGTCGTCAGAGTCCCCGTTCTGAAGCGGCAAGGACTGGTCCTCCGGTGTGGGATCGACGAGCTCCTCCTCCGTCTCCATGGGAGAGAAACCCTAGAGAGAGAGGGGAGAGAGGAGAAGAGagaagaggagagagagagagaatgaaagagaagagaagagaggtTTGAATTGGAGGGGGCTAAGGCTAATTAAAATTTTGGCGGGTAAGTGTGTTGAGAGAGATGAAGGCGAGGTTTGGGTTTGGGTTTGGGTTTGCGTTGCGCGTGCGAGTAATTAGGTATTCAAGTGTATTGGGTGGGATGGGGTTAATAGTACTGAGTTATCTTGAGAGAAAGAGAACGAGTTCAACTGAGTTGCTCACCAGAGCGATccatagagagagagagagacgaACACACGTAatacaaacaaataaataaccATATTATTAATCACTTCTATTTATACTTTATCAACTCGTACTCGACTCACCGTTTCAACTTCCACATTTTTTAACCTCTATGGataaatgtttattattattattatataataaataaaattatgatagataaatatttctttattgtctaaaatttaaaaaacaaatattgtccttcaaatttattataatatgatttGGTTCTCTGAACACTAAACTTAAAGAAtgttaaaaagtttttttttttaagaaactaGTTCCTCAGATTTAATACTCAATGAgtaaaatcattattttaaagGAATTGgattgttttttgttttaatttgaaaGACCAAAATAGGATTcactgaaaaataattaaaaaattttgaaaaaatgttattttagatatgtagaaaataattcaaattgaGATAGAGGACTATTTTGTACCGTTATTAATATCTTTTATTATGGCAAATGCTGCTATCAAAATTAATCAAATCACTCTACTTGATTTAGCCCATTTGGTCTAAGGTTGAAAAATTTCCACAAGGTTTATGTAAGTTAAGGATGGTCCTTGGAACTTAAATTGTAAAGTTTGTTCCTTTTTTAATAAGCCATATACGTGTTATGTTATAATCAATGTATATTATGACACTTGGGAATAGATAGGGTTTGAGTCAACTGACAACTTAACTAGTTTGAACTTGAAATGagaaactaaaatttaattaaattagttgTACCGGTACGACCGATAGCTTAACTCGGTATTTGATCTAGACCGACTTGACCAACCACAGGATTGAGTAATGATCCAAACGTTTGTTGATCTCTTTTTATTAGGTCTATTAACGACAAATGGTccacaataattatataaattagcaCAGATCTCAAAAATCTGACTTGAACGTCTGAGAGAGGAAGGAGTGAGGTGTAGACCGACCGAGCGAAGAATGGTTCAATCGTTCTCTTGGTTCCAACCCTATACGAGAACATTAGTGTAGTCAAGAATAACTATGAATATTGTGTGGCAAGAACAAGATGAGGATATTTTGCTCGAGGTAAAGGTGAAGAATATCAGTCTAAGATCGAATTGAAGATCTGTGCATGAAGTATGCAAACaaaaagttaatattattttcacaaatttaCATACAAAGATACCAATCCTTGACTACATAAAATTAAGAGCAATCTTTTCAAGTAATCTTCAGGACAGCATGATTTACAAAAGGTAAAACCAGGTACACCAATGATGGAATACATAAAATACCAGAAGCTGAGTAATGAACTTGTATGCATGGTTGTTCATGACATTCACTCTTCACAGCCTTCTTGACTATTGCTCATTACCTTATTACCATTTGGTACACAAGCAGACAAATGTCTGAGAACATGTTTATGATACATAAGCTGGTAGTTGCTTGTGATAATAGTGTCCTAAGAAAGAAACATCACTAGACACAGTAATCCATGGGGGAGCATACAATATACGAGCATTTTCAAGAGCAAAATCATTAAGAATCGGCAATGGAATTCCCCTCATTAACTGTGAGTTCAGGTATGGTATGAGGACGGTTTTGAGGACACTTGATGTCACTGACTGCAAATGTTTACACAGTTCAAAGAGTAAGATTCATAACAATAGCCttaatataaaataactaaGGTTTAACAATCATATACATGTCAAAATAGAACATTGGAGAGGTTCATTTGTGCACATGAGATCAAGTTTTATTTGTGCTAAACTGATAGAAAGTCATGTATGgttaaaatattacatttagTTCTTAATTATCACTCTGTCAAACTTGGGAATATTTTTTGTTAGAATAAGAGACTTATGTCCCTTAGGAATTGGCTCACAAAATGTAATCAAAGGTCTTTATAAGACCTATCTATATAACAAGAATGGCAGATAGAAGAATTTGAATTTCTGTCTTTTGTTAATCTAGCTTTAGCTATCTTTCCAGCCTCATATCATAAACCATGTGCAGATTTTTGGTTTCTGAATGGATTGATTATGTAAAATTTGAAAGGCTAAGTGTTTGTAAGAGGTTGAAATTTATTAACACATGTTATCTGCTTATTGAATTATTCTAAGGTTTTCAGACCTATCACTAATAAAAAAGGAGAGAGGAGATCACGAAGGGCATTGGAGAAAATAGTTAAAAGGATTTCAAGATGAACAAGATCTTAAAAGATTCAAAGTAATCCATGTAGCTGAGAAGTGTGATAAGGCATTTTGTTGTTGTACAATTTCATCCAATTTCACATCAAAATACGAAGCTACAAGCAGAAAAGACTAATACATTTATTCCAATTTACCTGAATCAGATTCATGTGAAGTTTCCCTATTTTACTCCATTTCAAGTTGGTGGAAAACTTTTTCAGTTTAAGCCAACCAGCAAGATTGTTTCCTAAGATCTCTGCAGCACAAGATGCACTAAAATCCTGTACCAATTTCCAAGGTTTATGGACAGTATTAGATAAGTAGAATCTTAGACattcagagaaaaaaaaataggcCTCTCTGAAAATTTAGTTAGAAGATCAACACAAGATTGTGTGAGAGAGAGACCACATGATGCCAAAAATAGTGGAAAGCTTGAATTTCATATAGCAGTATATTCTTTATGAGGGATGGCTACTTAAACAGTGTAAGCATCATCAAACTTTAAACTTTGCACTTTGTATtggctttcattaagcttacCACCGAGATGCATGCAACAGGTATGACCTCACCAGCTTCCAGAACATTGAGTATTATATCTAAGGAAATTTTGACACCAACATCTTTGTTTGTCACTTGTATATCCGGTGGAGAAGACACAGAGATATTAAGATTCATGTCATCGTTTGGATATTGCTTGTATAATTGAGGAATGAGGAATCTCCATTCAGCAGTGTTCAGAAGTTCTTGATCAGGTAGTTCATCAACAGTCCACTGCAAAGTATCTGCCTGAGTGAGCACAAGAACAGCAAAAACCGTCAAAACTATATTTCAGTTTATAATAACACAAGTATCCAACGCAAAAAGCTTTGAATACAAAATTTTTATTGAAGCCACTTAATTAGACATAAAGCCTAATCAGTATCAGCACTGCTCTTTTCAATCCTACAGATGTTGTGGTGCAGTTCAGCAATACAAGGTCTATTGGAATTCAGTAAAGTTATCCTAATATTCCAAATTCAGAGAGATTCCAACAACACAAAGCACCCTACTAAAGGCTCCACAATCAAGTTTCACTATTATAAAAAACACTCCAATAAAAGAAGTAAAAACTTCAGAAACTTACAGTGAAGTAAACCAAGGAACCGGATTTGAAAACATTTTCATGCAATGAAATTGTTATCATCTTTGATGAAGGGTCAACAGGGAAAACAGAAATGCCTGAACCTCTGTGGTAACCTTGAGGTGCCAAAATTTCATTCCTTCCTGTGAGTAAACCATTGATGGCTAATTCAATAGCAGAATCACTTAGCACAGGATTGCTCACGAAAGAAACATTTAGAGCAGCTGTTTCGTCTAATGGGATAGTCTTTGGAAGAGAATGTAATAACACATCAAGAGTTGATATCCCCTCATTTATTTTCTCAGAAACTGCCTCTTCAACTGCAGATGCTATACTTCCTGCAAAAGCATCTACTAGCCtgcaataaaatataaattattggcATGATATcatcaaatattatatatatcagGGTCTAGATACGAGTCAAGCTTTGGTTCTTTAGAAGAGAACACAACTCGGGAggatgttggagatcccacatcaactagagattagaaCATTTCATAGTTTGTAAGTGGGTGCatacctcaccttataagccgattttatgaggttgagttagacttaaaatacacttcttaatatggtatcaaagtcattttcgaaCATATCCTAGCGAGAGTTTCGTGTCACTCGTTAtcgtgcaaacctcaccttataagtcagTTTAAGTCCACTACTTAATAGAGGATAtcagaaaaatagttttatattcCCTAGAAAAGTTTTTTGTTGCTCAAGATAATGGAACACACTTATCTGTCCTATCGGTTTCATGTCCCACACTAAAGATTGAAATATAGCGCAAGGATTATATAGTTATAAGCCAAAGCCTCCCTATGGAATTGTGAAGCCTAAATCAGCAATAGAAGAACATAATTCTATGGTAGAGCATGTGTAACAGTTTCTAGTAATAAAAAACCATTGCTAAAGAAGGTTCCTTACACTTGGTAAAGCCAAGCTGCTCCACCATGCAACTTTATGGACAAATCTCTGACATGGCATCCAGAATCCAGGAGAAGCAGCTTAAGAGTTCCTTCTTGATTCGTTAAATTCACAGTAAGTCCAACTTGCAAATCATTAACCTTCCAACATATCACAGCACAACAGAATGAGGAATATAACACTAAGCAggtacaaaaaaaattatttgcaCAAAAAGTGCATTACTGACAGGTTTTAGGCTATCGGACACTGAAATACATTGTGCCTTGTATGAAATTTCAGCCATAACCACAACCAGCCAAACCAATTCCCATCAAAATGACCAACTTCAGGAAAACACTTGTTATTTAGTTCAAGGTCAAACTTTCTTAATTAAACCACAATGCTACGAAGCAAATTATAAGCCAGCAAACAAATCGGTGCAActctagaaaaaaaaaggaaaagagttGTATTTCACACTGTCAACCAAATGGAAATCATGgtcaatataaatttttaaatggcTAGAATATAAGTCAACCATAACAATTTGTAATTCAGTGACACTTTACTAGGCCAGTGTGTATACAAATTACTCAAAGATAAAGGGTTTAGTCCTAAGTAAACAAAAAAGTGAATAATATTCTGGAATCTGGATTCATACCCTTGCAGTTGCTGTTCCACTATCAGAAATTCCAATTGGGACTAACCAGCTGCTGACAGAGTACCTCCAATTCAAGCTCAAGTTAGCAGTGGCTCCTGAAACAACAAGAGCAATGCCTGTCTCTCCTGTATTAACAGATGAAGAATTCACTTGGATATCATTGATAGAGATTTCAGAAAGAACAACTTTGGCTTTTCCAACAAGAGGGACTTGAACAGTCTTCTCAATCTGTGGCAACTGGGACAGAACAATAGAGGCAACAGCTTGGTCTATTAGAATATCCTTGGCAAAATCAAGGCCCTTATCAGATATGGTGATGGAGACAAAACCCTCTTCATGATCTTGAACACCAGTCGTGGAGGATGAAAGGAACAGAAGGCATAAAAGAAGGAAACAGATCGAGGGTGCCATTCAAATTTTGCAGGTGGACCCTGCTGAGGATCGATCAAGCTAGTATCATTATGCACCAAAGTTATTTAAGCTTGtcttgagaaaacaagttttgacaagATCAAGGTTATTTTATCATGTTTATCCAGTGAAAAATGAAGACTTGAAACACACCCATATGATGAAACACTAAGGAAAACCGTCATAGCTTTTCTTACTATTTTATCTTTGGAATAATCATGAGTTTCAATATTGTATTGGATAGGAAGTGAGTTGGTGAAAACAACGACCAGGAACAGCAACTGCGAATGGAGATATATCAGCAAGTTGTTGGTTTCGGAGTTTAGTTCAGattgattaattattatattattatttattattattaatttgataTGGGACTGGCACAGCAATCATCGTGGATCAACATAAGAGCTACCTTACTTTCTCAATCCATTTATTACTACTAAGTTATACTGTACACTAATAAAATACGAAGatacttataattttaaaaaattagttatgaagaaatatttatatatta comes from the Phaseolus vulgaris cultivar G19833 chromosome 8, P. vulgaris v2.0, whole genome shotgun sequence genome and includes:
- the LOC137823318 gene encoding putative BPI/LBP family protein At1g04970; this translates as MAPSICFLLLCLLFLSSSTTGVQDHEEGFVSITISDKGLDFAKDILIDQAVASIVLSQLPQIEKTVQVPLVGKAKVVLSEISINDIQVNSSSVNTGETGIALVVSGATANLSLNWRYSVSSWLVPIGISDSGTATARVNDLQVGLTVNLTNQEGTLKLLLLDSGCHVRDLSIKLHGGAAWLYQVLVDAFAGSIASAVEEAVSEKINEGISTLDVLLHSLPKTIPLDETAALNVSFVSNPVLSDSAIELAINGLLTGRNEILAPQGYHRGSGISVFPVDPSSKMITISLHENVFKSGSLVYFTADTLQWTVDELPDQELLNTAEWRFLIPQLYKQYPNDDMNLNISVSSPPDIQVTNKDVGVKISLDIILNVLEAGEVIPVACISVDFSASCAAEILGNNLAGWLKLKKFSTNLKWSKIGKLHMNLIQSVTSSVLKTVLIPYLNSQLMRGIPLPILNDFALENARILYAPPWITVSSDVSFLGHYYHKQLPAYVS